From Enterococcus wangshanyuanii, the proteins below share one genomic window:
- a CDS encoding DNA/RNA non-specific endonuclease, with protein MARKKQKPPFSPAVVLVAVLIILVLGVFGVQVPDSIQEIFGIHTQQETKPSVPNSSTSTNPGPKELGKATFSAAEMTDSKKGWIDYHKLDSLGRATGADALLKPAMVNTGTAANKDVRPPGFISGLDPYNHSRGHLIGRQMGGSGDDARNLTTLYQTPVNTPFMTKYENQIRQALDKGETVRYRVTPIYEGTELLCKEIELEAKGLNKNTTVDFRVSILNEK; from the coding sequence ATGGCAAGAAAAAAACAAAAGCCCCCATTTAGCCCTGCTGTTGTGCTTGTGGCGGTTTTAATCATTTTAGTTTTAGGTGTGTTTGGTGTTCAGGTGCCTGATAGCATTCAGGAAATTTTCGGCATCCACACACAGCAGGAAACAAAACCAAGTGTCCCTAATTCTTCAACCTCGACGAATCCAGGACCAAAAGAATTAGGTAAAGCAACCTTTTCAGCGGCTGAAATGACTGACAGTAAAAAAGGCTGGATCGACTACCATAAACTTGATTCGCTAGGACGCGCTACTGGGGCAGATGCTTTGCTAAAACCGGCAATGGTCAACACAGGAACAGCAGCCAATAAAGATGTTCGACCGCCTGGTTTTATTTCCGGCTTAGACCCATACAATCATTCTAGAGGTCATTTGATCGGTCGCCAAATGGGCGGTTCAGGGGATGATGCCCGAAATTTAACGACACTATATCAGACTCCTGTGAACACTCCTTTTATGACAAAATATGAAAATCAGATCCGTCAAGCACTAGATAAAGGCGAAACTGTCCGTTATCGCGTTACCCCGATTTATGAGGGAACAGAGCTATTATGTAAAGAAATCGAACTTGAAGCAAAAGGGTTAAACAAAAATACGACAGTAGATTTTCGCGTGTCGATTTTGAATGAAAAATGA
- the nagA gene encoding N-acetylglucosamine-6-phosphate deacetylase, with protein MRTFIFAEKFFLKSDVKGPGYLEITDGIFGDFYKEVPESDAKVIKEEGKWIAPGLVDTHIHGFMNHDVMDNDAEGLKVMSEGLLSCGVTSFLPTTLTSSKERLKDVAQTIGEVYQEVPGAKVQGIYFEGPFFTEEHKGAQNPSYFGDPDLDTFNEWQEASGGLIKKIALAPERNGVKEFVKAVTDEGVVVALGHSDATLEQATDAVEAGASVFVHAYNGMRGLNHREPGMVGALMSLNHVFSELICDGHHVHPNAADILMEKAGHDHVALITDCMMAGGMPDGNYNLGEFPVVVKDGTARLESGNLAGSILKLKEAIKNVVDWEIATPEQAIMMATLVPAVSCKIDDQCGMIAKGRDADFIVLEPTMELAATYLDGVERYRN; from the coding sequence ATGAGAACGTTTATCTTTGCTGAAAAGTTCTTTTTGAAAAGTGATGTAAAAGGACCCGGCTATTTAGAAATTACCGATGGCATTTTTGGAGATTTTTATAAGGAAGTACCTGAATCAGATGCAAAAGTGATCAAAGAAGAAGGAAAATGGATTGCTCCAGGACTAGTGGATACACATATCCATGGATTTATGAATCACGATGTCATGGATAACGATGCTGAGGGCTTGAAAGTAATGTCAGAAGGCTTATTATCTTGCGGCGTAACATCATTTTTACCGACAACATTGACATCAAGTAAAGAGCGTTTGAAAGATGTCGCCCAAACGATCGGAGAAGTCTATCAAGAGGTTCCTGGTGCTAAAGTACAAGGCATCTATTTTGAAGGACCTTTCTTTACCGAAGAGCATAAAGGAGCGCAAAATCCTAGCTATTTTGGTGATCCTGATTTAGATACGTTCAATGAATGGCAAGAAGCTTCCGGCGGGTTGATCAAAAAGATCGCACTTGCTCCTGAGCGTAACGGAGTAAAAGAATTTGTCAAAGCTGTGACAGATGAAGGAGTCGTTGTTGCTTTAGGACACAGCGATGCAACGTTGGAACAAGCAACAGATGCTGTTGAAGCCGGCGCTAGTGTTTTTGTTCACGCGTACAATGGGATGAGAGGCTTAAATCATCGTGAACCAGGAATGGTTGGCGCATTGATGTCTTTAAATCATGTGTTCTCTGAATTGATTTGTGATGGACATCATGTACATCCAAATGCAGCAGATATCTTGATGGAAAAAGCAGGTCACGATCATGTTGCATTAATTACCGACTGTATGATGGCCGGCGGTATGCCTGATGGCAACTACAACTTAGGTGAGTTTCCTGTTGTGGTCAAAGATGGGACTGCCCGTTTAGAATCTGGTAATTTAGCTGGAAGTATCTTGAAACTCAAAGAAGCAATCAAGAATGTTGTTGACTGGGAAATTGCTACACCAGAACAAGCAATCATGATGGCAACATTAGTACCAGCAGTCAGCTGTAAAATCGATGATCAATGCGGGATGATTGCCAAAGGACGAGATGCAGACTTTATCGTATTAGAACCAACGATGGAACTAGCGGCAACATATTTAGATGGAGTCGAAAGATACCGCAATTAG
- a CDS encoding helix-turn-helix domain-containing protein gives MDSFGAVIKEIRKNRKLTQKMLSEDICSQSVLSRIENNEELPNVVVMQQLCQRLGVTIDQIMQFKSDDVRLLTQMFEKIADYFRHKEYSKIMDYMEATKIEDRLHLDTDWQRYYYYLGSCKFYLHNNYEQAIFDLKKGLSYTYQSNKDNLSDFEIQVISCIGSTYGSIGKTTEAEKYLKLSIHYFHKLPNERVNAELTKIFYNYAKFLKDQGRLDDAQIYIDQGIVWSRYRNSYYYLSELFQLKSQLMLAKGIIDKAKEYEALSDQIRHIETIKI, from the coding sequence ATGGATTCTTTTGGAGCTGTTATTAAAGAAATTCGTAAGAATCGAAAATTAACACAAAAAATGTTATCAGAAGATATTTGCTCACAGAGCGTATTAAGCAGAATCGAAAATAACGAAGAATTACCGAATGTTGTTGTGATGCAGCAGCTTTGCCAGCGTTTAGGGGTGACGATCGATCAAATTATGCAGTTTAAATCAGATGACGTTCGGCTGCTAACTCAAATGTTTGAAAAAATCGCTGATTATTTTCGTCATAAAGAATACAGCAAAATCATGGATTACATGGAGGCGACCAAAATCGAAGATCGTCTTCATTTAGATACGGATTGGCAGCGCTATTATTATTATTTAGGTAGTTGTAAATTTTATCTTCACAATAATTATGAGCAGGCGATCTTCGATCTGAAAAAAGGATTATCTTATACGTACCAATCAAATAAAGATAATCTATCTGATTTTGAAATTCAGGTGATCAGCTGTATCGGCAGTACTTATGGCAGTATAGGCAAAACAACTGAAGCTGAAAAATATTTAAAGCTCAGTATTCACTATTTTCATAAATTACCAAATGAACGGGTAAATGCTGAACTGACAAAAATATTCTATAATTACGCAAAATTTTTAAAAGATCAGGGGCGTTTGGATGATGCACAAATCTACATCGATCAAGGGATCGTCTGGTCTCGCTACAGAAACAGCTATTACTATTTAAGCGAGCTGTTTCAATTGAAGAGTCAATTGATGCTGGCCAAAGGAATTATTGATAAAGCGAAAGAATACGAGGCATTGTCTGATCAAATCCGACATATTGAAACCATTAAAATCTAA
- a CDS encoding pyridoxal phosphate-dependent aminotransferase yields MRNFEKSKKLDGVSYDVRGPVLEEADRMQEEGIRILKLNTGNPAPFGFDAPNEVVRDMITNVRNSEGYSDSKGIFSARKAIEQYCQVKGFPNVTINDIYTGNGVSELITMCMQGLLNNGDEVLVPMPDYPLWTASVSLAGGNPVHYICDEQAEWNPDIDDIKSKVTSNTKAIVLINPNNPTGALYPKEILEQIVEIARQNDLIIFSDEIYDRLVMDGLTHIPIATLAPDLFVVTLNGLSKSHRVAGFRCGWMVLSGNKKHVKGYIEGLNMLASMRLCSNVLSQQIIQTALGGYQSVDELLLPGGRVYEQREYIYNAINDIPGLSAVKPKAAFYIFPKIDTARFDIYDDEKFVLDFLHEHHILLVHGGGFNWTQPDHFRIVYLPKMEDLKLTTEKMRTFLSTYKQK; encoded by the coding sequence ATGAGAAATTTCGAAAAGTCCAAGAAACTAGATGGTGTCAGTTATGACGTACGTGGTCCAGTTCTAGAAGAAGCTGACAGAATGCAGGAAGAAGGTATCCGCATTTTAAAACTTAATACCGGTAATCCCGCCCCGTTTGGTTTTGATGCACCCAACGAAGTCGTGCGCGACATGATCACAAATGTCAGAAATTCAGAAGGCTATTCTGATTCAAAAGGAATTTTCTCAGCAAGAAAAGCGATCGAGCAATACTGTCAGGTCAAAGGCTTTCCTAATGTAACGATCAATGATATCTATACGGGAAATGGTGTCAGTGAATTGATTACAATGTGTATGCAGGGCTTATTGAACAATGGCGATGAAGTTTTAGTCCCAATGCCGGATTATCCTTTATGGACAGCATCTGTTTCATTAGCAGGAGGCAATCCAGTTCATTATATTTGTGATGAGCAAGCAGAGTGGAACCCGGATATTGACGATATCAAGTCAAAAGTTACGTCAAATACAAAAGCCATCGTGCTGATCAACCCCAACAATCCGACAGGAGCTTTATATCCAAAAGAAATCTTAGAGCAGATCGTAGAAATCGCAAGACAAAATGACTTGATCATCTTTTCTGATGAAATTTATGATCGTTTGGTCATGGATGGTTTGACTCATATTCCGATCGCAACATTAGCTCCAGATCTTTTTGTAGTCACCTTAAACGGCTTATCTAAATCACATCGGGTCGCTGGCTTCCGTTGCGGCTGGATGGTGCTGAGCGGAAATAAAAAACATGTGAAAGGTTATATTGAAGGATTGAATATGTTGGCATCGATGCGCTTGTGCTCAAATGTCTTGTCTCAGCAAATCATCCAAACAGCATTAGGTGGTTATCAAAGTGTGGATGAGTTACTCTTACCTGGTGGTCGTGTTTATGAACAAAGAGAGTATATTTACAATGCGATCAATGACATTCCTGGACTTTCAGCTGTGAAGCCAAAAGCAGCATTTTATATCTTTCCTAAAATCGATACTGCGCGTTTCGATATTTACGATGACGAAAAATTTGTACTGGATTTTCTTCATGAGCATCATATCTTATTGGTCCATGGCGGGGGCTTTAACTGGACACAGCCAGACCACTTTAGGATCGTTTATTTACCAAAAATGGAAGACTTGAAATTGACCACAGAAAAGATGCGGACATTCTTAAGCACCTATAAACAAAAATAA
- a CDS encoding glycoside hydrolase family 13 protein gives MTIRRAWWKEAVGYQIYPRSFMDTTNDGIGDLNGIRSKLDYLKDLGIGFIWITPIYESPNVDNGYDISDYQKILSTFGTMEEFELLLEEAHELGIKVIMDLVINHTSNQHSWFLESRSSLKDDYRDYYIWADGTIDGPPNDWVSIFGGSAWEYDEHTKQYYLHVFAKEQPDLNWENPRVKRELFSMIDWWLDKGIDGFRVDAISHIKKAPLETISGEDPHAPYKNVSGIERHLEELRDIFKKRDILTVGEANGVSAKEAYQWVGEEAGYFNMLFEFDHISLWNRNEEERLDVIHFKKALTLWQEALANGRGWNALYMENHDIPRSVSNFGSEETVFWKSSAKALALTFMLLQGTPFIYQGQEIGMTNMPFRSIEDIDAVDTKNFYYDMLQTGLDEETAMAVIRRTSRDNARTPMQWTAEEFAGFSKREPWLKINPNKQEINVLDETNDPDSILNFYKEVIKLRNQTDALIYGSYTLYLPEHPQLFVYGRRLEQERYVVIINLSKEFASADLPENVRIEEWTLLLSNLNDYEIHQHTLFAPYEARVYKYKID, from the coding sequence ATGACAATCAGACGAGCATGGTGGAAAGAGGCGGTTGGTTACCAGATTTATCCAAGAAGCTTTATGGATACGACAAATGACGGTATTGGTGATTTAAATGGCATTCGCTCAAAACTCGACTATTTGAAAGACCTCGGGATCGGTTTTATTTGGATCACCCCTATTTATGAATCACCTAATGTAGATAACGGTTATGATATCAGCGATTATCAAAAAATCCTTTCAACTTTTGGGACAATGGAGGAGTTTGAACTACTATTAGAAGAAGCTCATGAATTAGGGATCAAAGTCATTATGGATCTAGTGATCAATCATACATCCAACCAACATTCGTGGTTTTTAGAGTCGCGTTCTTCGCTCAAAGATGATTACAGAGACTATTATATTTGGGCTGATGGCACGATCGATGGGCCGCCAAATGACTGGGTGTCGATTTTTGGCGGTTCGGCCTGGGAATATGATGAACATACGAAGCAGTATTATCTCCATGTTTTTGCAAAAGAACAACCAGACTTGAATTGGGAAAATCCTCGTGTGAAACGAGAGCTGTTTTCAATGATCGATTGGTGGCTCGATAAGGGAATCGATGGCTTTAGAGTAGATGCGATTTCTCACATAAAAAAAGCGCCACTTGAAACAATCTCTGGTGAGGATCCTCATGCACCGTATAAAAATGTCTCCGGTATTGAAAGGCACCTGGAAGAACTGCGTGACATTTTTAAAAAGCGTGACATTTTGACTGTAGGAGAAGCCAATGGTGTCAGTGCGAAAGAAGCATACCAATGGGTAGGAGAAGAGGCAGGATACTTCAATATGTTGTTTGAATTTGACCATATTTCTCTTTGGAACCGAAACGAGGAGGAGCGTTTGGATGTCATTCATTTCAAAAAGGCGCTGACTCTGTGGCAAGAAGCGTTAGCGAATGGCCGAGGCTGGAATGCACTTTATATGGAAAATCATGACATTCCTCGTTCTGTCTCTAATTTTGGGAGTGAAGAAACAGTCTTTTGGAAGTCCTCTGCGAAGGCTCTAGCGCTCACGTTTATGCTATTGCAGGGTACACCGTTCATTTATCAAGGACAGGAAATCGGAATGACTAATATGCCGTTTCGCTCGATCGAGGATATTGATGCGGTAGATACGAAGAACTTCTATTATGACATGCTGCAAACTGGACTGGATGAAGAAACTGCAATGGCCGTGATCCGCAGAACTTCACGTGATAATGCGAGAACACCGATGCAGTGGACAGCAGAAGAATTTGCAGGTTTTTCAAAACGAGAGCCGTGGCTTAAAATCAATCCGAATAAGCAGGAAATCAATGTACTGGATGAAACCAATGATCCAGATTCGATCTTGAATTTTTATAAAGAAGTCATTAAACTAAGAAATCAAACAGATGCGCTGATTTACGGCAGTTATACACTTTACCTACCTGAGCATCCGCAGCTGTTTGTCTATGGGCGTCGTTTAGAACAAGAGCGCTATGTTGTGATCATCAATCTGTCGAAGGAATTTGCCTCAGCAGATTTACCAGAAAATGTGCGAATTGAAGAGTGGACACTTTTATTGTCTAATTTAAACGACTATGAAATCCATCAACACACACTCTTTGCGCCTTATGAAGCCAGAGTTTATAAATACAAAATAGACTAA
- a CDS encoding peptidoglycan amidohydrolase family protein gives MAANDKQLVFWFDVRKGMLTYSMYGSRNGTDGTADCSGSITQAIKDAGGKPYAYLYSTVTLEPYLKENSYERIAVNQEWNAQAGDIVMMSWGRSMADSAGAGGHVGTMKNSQDFISVDYWTGGQQGTAVSEHNIDHYLATNQPSYFEVWRLKTSSNSNNNNNENENTETPTLNLGDDEMYIYEVTRKNGKTEIWFMNGLTRWYLPTDEAVATAEAQLKKYGRSTARMRFNHDNYQLKQLEKSAKEIK, from the coding sequence ATGGCAGCGAATGACAAACAACTCGTATTTTGGTTTGATGTTCGAAAAGGAATGTTGACTTATTCAATGTATGGATCACGAAACGGAACAGATGGAACTGCAGATTGTTCCGGTTCAATCACACAAGCTATTAAGGATGCAGGCGGGAAACCTTATGCGTATTTGTATAGCACTGTCACACTTGAACCATATCTAAAGGAAAACAGCTATGAGCGAATCGCAGTTAACCAGGAATGGAATGCTCAAGCAGGCGATATCGTTATGATGAGTTGGGGACGTAGTATGGCTGATAGCGCCGGAGCTGGTGGCCACGTCGGAACAATGAAAAATTCACAAGACTTTATCAGTGTTGATTATTGGACTGGTGGCCAACAAGGAACTGCAGTATCTGAACATAATATCGATCATTACTTGGCAACTAATCAACCTAGCTATTTTGAAGTATGGCGATTAAAGACGAGTAGCAATAGCAACAACAATAATAACGAAAATGAAAACACAGAAACACCAACACTAAACTTAGGAGATGATGAGATGTATATTTACGAAGTGACACGAAAAAATGGGAAAACAGAGATTTGGTTTATGAATGGTTTGACTCGTTGGTATCTACCGACAGATGAGGCAGTTGCTACTGCAGAAGCTCAATTGAAAAAATATGGACGTTCAACGGCTCGTATGCGATTCAATCATGACAACTACCAATTAAAACAATTGGAAAAATCCGCAAAAGAAATCAAATAA
- a CDS encoding phage holin family protein, with translation MNEILELVRDQLTKMGRDNSWFFGIMGAAVLSIPQWVFSDEWTVSHTVLIGLLLAVLVLDWITGRMLAQRSNVVRKKTEVVIDSLIRDGLIFLVCGICYCIDFLIGTHSVIFTVFTAAFIYHNFSSFVANATVLGWEKNYPMWLFNLSLKWLHDEVYAKMDKYFPDRKDEKHE, from the coding sequence ATGAACGAGATTTTAGAATTAGTAAGAGATCAGCTAACAAAAATGGGAAGAGATAACAGCTGGTTCTTTGGAATCATGGGAGCTGCTGTATTATCTATACCGCAGTGGGTGTTCTCGGATGAGTGGACGGTATCGCATACGGTATTGATTGGGTTGTTATTAGCTGTTTTGGTGTTGGACTGGATCACCGGGCGGATGCTAGCCCAACGATCGAATGTTGTTCGTAAAAAGACAGAGGTTGTCATTGATTCGCTTATTAGAGACGGCTTAATATTCCTTGTATGCGGCATTTGTTATTGCATCGATTTTTTGATTGGCACACATTCAGTCATTTTTACAGTTTTTACTGCAGCGTTTATTTATCATAACTTTTCTTCCTTTGTTGCAAATGCAACTGTGTTGGGCTGGGAGAAAAACTATCCAATGTGGCTATTTAATTTGAGTTTGAAGTGGTTGCATGATGAAGTATATGCAAAGATGGACAAATATTTTCCTGATCGAAAGGATGAAAAACATGAGTAA
- a CDS encoding BppU family phage baseplate upper protein: protein MSTNYFKQELVTPDATITNGAHKRQTLESVVYSYDNNVSKLIIPVATPKIFELDFEDVETIKVLLTVTQDGVVKKIEDTATIEANHRRRISYIITDRLKGYAGKVIMNVYLDLKNGQQIDLAEYGFTMVRSAIDQNMPEIEEFYFKSLDDVITSLQVKVDQELENFTNGLSGINEGLATAADTMNQLMVKVDDNQQKIINQDIVTISDLSSIFSGKEILLQTTANFINKVSASVVENPHRMFSNMGKDTLNPNQFDYEISSTSYSDSAELDNRIYTTQTKVADQKRQVCSRFDLIADIEYKNPGLFDSLGATTLAQKVVTARKLVDGTIRPVAYVSGSGASSTAPGTSRYQVNLQIYGTTWHGGATNTTNKITMLEYKNQTGQRIQDDGCVYVVLYAPPSDGTAPSVVNIDQVYLEYQIKFKMSDLYAKKSEFDALTARVTVLESKVK from the coding sequence ATGAGTACAAATTACTTCAAACAAGAACTAGTCACTCCGGATGCAACAATCACTAACGGCGCTCACAAGAGACAAACTCTTGAGAGTGTCGTTTATTCATACGACAACAATGTATCTAAGCTGATCATTCCGGTTGCGACTCCTAAAATCTTTGAACTAGATTTTGAAGATGTCGAAACAATCAAGGTGCTTTTAACTGTCACGCAAGATGGGGTAGTCAAGAAAATTGAAGATACAGCTACCATCGAAGCTAACCACCGTAGGCGAATATCTTATATCATCACAGATCGTTTAAAAGGCTACGCAGGTAAAGTGATCATGAATGTCTATCTCGATCTAAAAAATGGCCAACAAATCGATTTAGCCGAGTATGGTTTTACAATGGTCCGTTCTGCTATCGATCAGAATATGCCAGAGATAGAGGAATTCTATTTTAAGTCGCTAGATGATGTGATTACATCTTTACAGGTAAAAGTTGATCAAGAACTTGAAAACTTCACCAACGGATTATCAGGCATCAATGAGGGATTGGCAACAGCTGCAGACACGATGAATCAGTTAATGGTAAAGGTAGATGATAATCAACAAAAAATCATTAATCAAGATATTGTGACCATTAGTGATCTATCAAGTATTTTTAGCGGTAAAGAAATTCTTCTACAAACGACTGCAAACTTTATCAATAAGGTATCAGCTAGTGTTGTCGAGAATCCTCATAGAATGTTTTCAAATATGGGGAAAGATACGTTAAATCCTAACCAATTTGATTACGAGATAAGTTCAACATCCTATTCTGATTCAGCAGAGTTAGATAATAGAATTTATACAACTCAAACGAAAGTTGCGGATCAAAAAAGGCAAGTTTGCAGCAGGTTTGATTTAATCGCAGATATTGAATATAAGAATCCTGGTCTATTTGATTCTTTAGGTGCAACAACACTGGCTCAAAAAGTCGTTACTGCAAGAAAGCTAGTTGATGGAACAATCAGACCTGTAGCTTATGTCAGCGGTAGTGGTGCAAGTTCTACCGCACCGGGGACGTCTCGCTACCAGGTTAATTTACAGATATACGGAACGACTTGGCACGGTGGAGCCACAAACACCACGAATAAGATCACTATGTTAGAGTATAAAAACCAAACAGGGCAACGAATACAAGACGATGGGTGTGTGTATGTCGTTTTATATGCGCCGCCGAGTGATGGAACTGCACCTAGTGTGGTTAATATCGATCAAGTTTATTTGGAGTATCAAATCAAATTCAAGATGTCGGATTTGTATGCTAAAAAAAGCGAGTTTGATGCGTTGACTGCAAGAGTAACGGTGCTAGAAAGTAAGGTGAAGTAA
- a CDS encoding BppU family phage baseplate upper protein, with protein MSKWAGTLSTTEPYNHLGVLPVRQGNVNSEIFDFKIVQNGVPYDLTGLRVLFCTSFKQYILIEKEATVLKPKEGLFQFVMDDDCMQRVGDQEGYFEIYEDGVLLDTTQNFTYTIQSSILKMLIDGESYIQRLEDLLNQLNDAIANSNGEIDKLLEDWMKFVEDNKELLESIDPGGALLNQLNELQKQQEELNGTLQTNAALQIGGETPRPVFSSALNLLRQKIDQTKFNVLHMTDIHTDYGYERTSWKYAQYFWSHLTNMQSLQDLADVAIYNGDNADCYIKDKEISEQQQRKFGIKAIRSAAIPTFVNLGNHDNGSPPFKRDIGKVMPGDIITNEEFKDFYESKTKLFDEVRNGDSLYFYKDFEDKKIRVIGLNTNDNNQNVFNADGTYKYGSHDHFAMQQEQLKWLADVALKVPIDYHVIVFGHCPIHDEKFDNRECLIKILEAYKLGTTVPIKSVYPDHLVNFTADFTQQGPATLVGYICGHWHDEGFNQLGESIKFTQMRCLNGGFSDPTLIDTPQEDCWSVLSVDTTAKKVDVFGFGRATNRSFTY; from the coding sequence ATGTCAAAATGGGCGGGTACATTAAGTACAACGGAACCATACAATCATTTGGGTGTATTGCCAGTAAGACAAGGTAATGTCAATAGTGAAATATTTGATTTTAAGATAGTGCAGAATGGGGTGCCCTATGATCTAACAGGATTGCGGGTACTTTTTTGTACAAGTTTCAAACAATATATTTTGATTGAAAAAGAAGCGACTGTATTGAAGCCCAAAGAAGGGCTTTTTCAATTTGTGATGGATGACGACTGTATGCAACGGGTCGGCGATCAAGAGGGATACTTCGAAATCTACGAAGATGGCGTTCTATTAGACACCACTCAAAATTTCACGTATACAATTCAATCCTCAATCCTTAAAATGTTGATTGATGGAGAATCATATATCCAGCGATTAGAAGATTTATTGAATCAATTGAATGATGCAATCGCCAATAGTAACGGAGAAATCGATAAACTATTGGAAGATTGGATGAAGTTTGTTGAAGATAACAAAGAGCTTTTGGAATCAATCGACCCAGGAGGAGCACTTCTAAACCAATTGAATGAGCTGCAGAAGCAGCAAGAAGAATTAAACGGAACGTTACAAACAAACGCAGCACTGCAAATCGGCGGAGAGACACCAAGACCTGTTTTTTCTTCTGCTCTAAATTTGTTGCGACAAAAAATTGATCAAACTAAATTTAATGTACTGCATATGACCGATATCCATACAGACTACGGTTATGAACGAACATCATGGAAATATGCACAATATTTCTGGTCACACCTAACGAACATGCAGTCGTTACAGGATCTAGCGGATGTAGCGATTTATAACGGCGACAATGCAGATTGTTACATTAAGGATAAAGAGATTTCAGAGCAACAACAAAGGAAATTCGGCATTAAAGCAATACGATCCGCCGCCATTCCGACGTTTGTAAATCTCGGCAACCACGATAACGGATCGCCGCCGTTTAAACGTGATATTGGTAAAGTCATGCCGGGTGACATTATCACCAACGAAGAGTTTAAAGATTTTTACGAATCAAAAACAAAATTGTTTGACGAAGTAAGAAACGGCGATAGCTTGTATTTTTACAAAGACTTCGAAGACAAGAAAATCCGTGTGATTGGTTTAAATACAAATGACAATAACCAAAACGTATTTAACGCTGATGGAACATACAAATACGGATCACACGATCATTTTGCAATGCAACAAGAGCAGCTCAAATGGTTGGCAGATGTAGCGTTGAAAGTGCCAATTGATTATCATGTTATCGTTTTTGGCCATTGTCCGATCCACGATGAAAAATTTGATAATCGGGAATGTCTAATCAAAATACTTGAAGCCTATAAGCTAGGAACAACGGTACCAATCAAGAGTGTTTATCCTGATCACCTAGTCAATTTTACTGCAGACTTTACTCAGCAAGGGCCAGCGACTTTAGTTGGCTATATCTGCGGTCACTGGCACGACGAAGGGTTTAACCAGCTAGGCGAAAGTATAAAGTTTACGCAAATGCGATGCTTAAATGGTGGCTTTAGCGATCCGACATTGATAGACACACCTCAAGAAGATTGCTGGTCTGTGTTGTCTGTCGATACTACAGCTAAAAAAGTAGATGTATTTGGTTTCGGTCGGGCAACCAATCGATCATTTACGTATTAG